In Carassius carassius chromosome 5, fCarCar2.1, whole genome shotgun sequence, one genomic interval encodes:
- the LOC132140441 gene encoding T-box transcription factor TBX3-like, translating to MAYHHFIPASPSDLTISSMLGQQPQFLFPVGYGKQLGNVLHNSVRLGLKDAASPAHLSVETRDPGLAPEDDPVVHLEGKELWGQFHISGTEMVITKSGRRMFPAFKVRCSGLDGKARYILLMDIVAADDYRYKFHNSRWMMAGKADPEMPKRMYIHPESPATGEQWMSKAVTFHKLKLTNNISDKHGFTILNSMHKYQPRFHIVRANDILKLPYSTFKTYVFPETEFIAVTAYQNEKITQLKIDNNPFAKGFRDTGNGRREKRKQMLYQRCDVAPKKANVLTDNSSCDQKSSNPLIQETNVVTSTSTDTNESDIDGYGDEKESNEDRKHSVSQEEQNSTEISTTVQESKGFSKEEIQGERNMRVNSKEKHSNEHLTVERKHAELHKFADNVTDVSQKASLTRHYCIPTPGLINSLCVPPHFLSNLCQFNYVGTLPFLASETTGPWLSRRSNEGEGQDYTTSVPSSQQRFTGMQQHRTTSQGVFVSAHGNVLSFPKSYMTTSAATSSALSCQVQGPPFFSASYRSRYRPYPFPMWVHGRKMPQTSVFVPYGETDTNEHAGITTPGSTAECRSKPNEDQNTPCRDL from the exons ATGGCGTATCACCACTTTATACCGGCCAGTCCTAGTGACCTCACTATTAGTTCGATGCTTGGACAGCAGCCCCAGTTTTTATTCCCTGTTGGATACGGGAAACAGCTTGGGAACGTGCTCCATAACTCGGTTCGTCTGGGGCTCAAAGACGCCGCGTCTCCAGCGCACCTCTCTGTGGAGACCAGAGACCCTGGACTTGCACCTGAGGATGACCCCGTGGTTCACCTGGAAGGCAAGGAACTGTGGGGGCAGTTTCACATAAGCGGCACGGAGATGGTCATAACAAAGTCTGGAAG GCGCATGTTTCCAGCATTCAAAGTGCGCTGCAGCGGCTTGGACGGGAAGGCGAGGTACATCCTGCTGATGGATATAGTCGCTGCTGATGACTACAGATACAAGTTTCACAACTCTCGCTGGATGATGGCTGGAAAGGCCGATCCAGAAATGCCCAAACGAATGTACATCCACCCGGAAAGTCCTGCTACAGGAGAGCAATGGATGTCCAAAGCTGTGACTTTTCATAAGCTCAAACTGACGAATAATATATCTGACAAACATGGATTT ACCATATTAAACTCCATGCACAAATATCAGCCGAGGTTTCATATCGTTCGAGCCAATGACATCCTCAAACTTCCTTACAGCACATTCAAAACCTATGTGTTTCCTGAGACTGAGTTTATCGCTGTGACAGCATACCAAAACGAAAAG ATAACTCAGCTGAAAATCGATAATAACCCATTTGCGAAAGGATTCCGAGATACTGGAAATGGGAGACGAGAGAAAAG GAAACAGATGTTGTATCAGAGGTGTGATGTGGCACCAAAAAAAGCCAATGTGCTCACAGACAACTCGTCTTGTGACCAAAAGTCATCAAATCCTTTAATTCAAGAAACGAATGTCGTTACATCAACTTCAACAG ATACGAATGAGAGTGACATTGATGGAtatggagatgagaaggaaagcAATGAAGATagaaaacattcagtgtctcAAGAAGAGCAAAATTCCACAGAAATCTCAACAACGGTGCAAGAGTCCAAGGGTTTTTCAAAAGAGGAGATACAAGGAGAAAGGAACATGAGGGTCAACAGCAAAGAAAAGCATAGTAATGAACATTTAACCGTGGAAAGAAAACATGCTGAACTGCACAAGTTTGCAGACAATGTGACTGATGTTTCTCAGAAGGCTTCGCTCACTCGGCACTATTGCATCCCCACTCCTGGCCTAATTAATTCTCTGTGTGTGCCGCCACATTTCTTGTCAAATTTATGCCAGTTTAATTATGTCGGAACACTTCCGTTTTTGGCATCTGAAACAACAGGTCCATGGTTATCTAGAAGGTCAAATGAAGGGGAGGGTCAAGATTACACCACTTCAGTCCCATCCTCACAACAAAGATTTACTGGCATGCAGCAGCACAGAACAACCTCTCAA GGTGTGTTTGTCTCAGCACATGGAAATGTCTTATCTTTTCCAAAGAGTTACATGACCACGTCTGCTGCCACATCCTCTGCTTTATCATGCCAGGTTCAAGGCCCACCCTTTTTCAGTGCTAGCTACCGATCCCGATACAGACCCTACCCTTTTCCAATGTGGGTGCATGGCCGAAAAATGCCACAAACCTCTGTTTTTGTACCATATGGTGAAACTGATACAAATGAGCATGCTGGTATTACAACTCCAGGATCAACAGCAGAGTGCAGATCAAAACCTAATGAGGATCAAAACACACCGTGTCGGGATCTCTAG
- the LOC132141394 gene encoding VIP36-like protein produces MAAIVMKLNGIISTTVMNLPYSLPNKIRLSTLLLFILAFTSYSSGENTYEDNAYEFLKREYSLSKPYQGLGSSSSSHWEFMGNTMIMPEHIRLTPDLQSRQGAVWSRIPCYLRDWELRLQFKIHGESKKNLNGDGLAIWLTKERMQNGEVFGNANFFTGLGVFVDTYPNDDKQHERTFPFISAMVGNGSVAYDHDRDGRPTDLGGCAAHVRNVEYDTFLLIRYMKNRLTVMTDIEGKQEWKDCLDIPGVRLPQGYYFGASSATGDLSDNHDLISFKLYELTVERSPEEEEDQQEITLPSVDYRVDPNVLVEDEGRSIITTFFLFIVSVVVLVVVVVVILFLYNHYKENRRKRFY; encoded by the exons ATGGCGGCCATCGTGATGAAGTTGAACGGGATTATTTCCACAACAGTAATGAATTTACCGTACAGTCTgccaaataaaataagattatctacgttattattattcatactcGCTTTTACGAGCTATAGCTCAGGCGAAAACACATATGAAGATAATGCTTACGAATTTCTCAAGCGAGAGTATTCGCTGAGTAAGCCATACCAAG GACTAGGTTCCTCCAGCTCCTCACACTGGGAGTTCATGGGAAACACCATGATCATGCCCGAACACATCCGGCTGACACCAGACTTGCAGAGCAGACAAGGAGCTGTATGGAGTCGTATT CCCTGTTACCTCAGGGACTGGGAACTCCGATTACAATTTAAGATCCATGGTGAGAGCAAGAAGAACCTGAATGGGGATGGCCTTGCGATATGGCTTACCAAAGAGCGAATGCAAAATG GTGAAGTGTTTGGAAACGCAAACTTTTTTACAGGTCTGGGTGTTTTTGTTGACACTTATCCCAATGATGACAAGCAGCATGAg AGAACATTTCCTTTTATCTCTGCGATGGTCGGTAATGGGAGTGTTGCATATGATCATGACCGTGATGGACGGCCTACTGATCTTGGTGGCTGTGCTGCTCACGTTCGTAATGTTGAATATGACACATTCCTCCTGATCAGATACATGAAGAACAGACTCACA GTGATGACAGATATCGAGGGGAAGCAAGAGTGGAAGGACTGTCTGGATATCCCTGGAGTGAGGCTCCCACAAGGTTACTACTTTGGCGCTTCATCGGCCACTGGAGATTTATCAG ATAACCATGACCTGATCTCCTTCAAGCTGTATGAGCTCACAGTGGAGCGGAGTCCTGAAGAGGAAGAGGACCAGCAGGAGATCACGTTGCCTAGTGTAGACTACCGAGTGGACCCTAATG TTCTTGTGGAGGATGAAGGAAGGAGCATCATCACCACCTTCTTTCTCTTCATTGTTTCAGTCGTTGTGCTGGTTGTAGTGGTTGTGGTTATTCTCTTTTTATATAATCACTATAAAGAGAACCGCCGCAAACGCTTCTACTGA
- the LOC132141395 gene encoding leukocyte surface antigen CD53-like, whose protein sequence is MSCLKCLKYTMCVVNFIFFVCGATVFGLGIYLMTFSRFSSLLPSLQAVNIANSLFIIGIIITCVSFLGFLGALKENRCLLISFFILLFLLMLAELAAACLLLLFENQIGAFIEKDLKQGLEKSKESRGNRTAEDDWDKVQKTLHCCGISNHTEWGSNVPESCKTHNNENESYWQKGCYTILKNAFEGNLLNTGIGVIVVCVIEVLGMCFSMTLFCHISRSGLGYK, encoded by the exons ATGTCGTGCCTGAAGTGCCTTAAGTACACCATGTGTGTGGTGAACTTCATCTTTTTT GTCTGTGGGGCTACTGTCTTTGGATTGGGCATCTATTTGATGACATTCTCCAGGTTCTCTTCCCTACTCCCCAGTCTTCAGGCTGTAAACATCGCAAACTCGCTTTTCATCATTGGGATCATTATCACCTGTGTCTCCTTCTTGGGCTTTCTTGGAGCCCTGAAGGAAAATCGTTGCCTGCTTATATCT tTCTTCATACTGTTGTTCCTTCTAATGTTGGCTGAGCTGGCTGCTGCCTGCCTTTTGCTGCTGTTCGAGAATCAG ATTGGGGCTTTCATTGAAAAAGATCTTAAGCAAGGTTTAGAGAAATCCAAAGAGAGCAGAGGCAATAGAACAGCTGAAGATGACTGGGACAAAGTACAAAAAACT TTGCACTGCTGTGGAATCAGTAACCATACAGAATGGGGGAGCAATGTGCCGGAGTCATGCAAAACtcataataatgaaaatgaaagttaTTGGCAGAAG GGTTGTTACACAATCCTGAAGAATGCATTTGAAGGAAACCTCTTGAACACAGGGATTGGTGTCATTGTTGTCTGCGTTATTGAG GTCTTGGGTATGTGTTTCTCAATGACCCTGTTCTGCCACATAAGTCGAAGCGGGTTAGGATACAAATGA
- the araf gene encoding serine/threonine-protein kinase A-Raf, with amino-acid sequence MSNTSSCSSSGENSPDDTPRGGGTIRVYLPNKQRTVVNVRSGQTVYDSLDKALKVRGLSQDCCAVFRLLEGRKRLTEWDTDITPLVGEELLVEVLDDVPLTMHNFVRKTFFKLAYCDFCHKFLFNGFRCQTCGYKFHQHCSSKVPTVCVDMDTMTKRCVPNTEDCPSILIYPATNSISQSDIPLTSDSPGEELLSTPSFRLIMRGEDGQSLQRHRSTSTPNVHMVSTLDPGAAGLMEESLKISTMGQESSPKPSTSPPHQGSPGKRPPKSPSEPKERKQSSSDDKKKVHRGGYRDSSYYWEVHSREVTMLKRIGAGSFGTVFKGKWHGDVAIKILKVTEPTPEQLQAFKNEMQVLRKTRHVNILLFMGFMTKPNFAIITQWCEGSSLYRHLHVTETKFDTMRRIDVARQTAQGMDYLHAKNIIHRDLKSNNIFLHEGWTVKIGDFGLATVKSRWSGSQQVEQPSGSILWMAPEVIRMQDTNPYTFQSDVYGYGVVLYELMSGTLPYTNINNRDQIIFMVGRGFLSPDLSKLYSNCPKSMKRLIIDCLKFKRDERPLFPQILVGIEQVQDLLPKIERSASEPSLHRAVHAEDLNPLLLHTTRLMPL; translated from the exons ATGTCCAACACCTCCTCCTGTTCCTCCTCGGGGGAAAACAGCCCGGATGACACACCCCGAGGTGGGGGCACCATTCGTGTCTACCTCCCCAACAAGCAGCGGACGGTG GTAAATGTTCGGTCTGGGCAAACGGTCTATGACAGTCTAGATAAAGCCCTGAAAGTCAGAGGCCTAAGCCAGGATTGCTGTGCTGTCTTTCGCCTTCTTGAAGG CCGGAAGAGACTTACAGAATGGGACACTGACATAACACCTCTCGTAGGGGAAGAGCTTCTGGTAGAAGTGCTGGATGATGTTCCTCTTACCATGCACAACTTT GTACGTAAAACATTCTTTAAATTAGCTTACTGTGACTTCTGCCACAAGTTCTTGTTCAACGGCTTCAGGTGTCAGACGTGTGGGTATAAATTTCACCAGCACTGCAGCAGTAAAGTCCCTACAGTGTGTGTGGATATGGACACAATGACAAAACG GTGTGTTCCTAATACAGAAGACTGCCCTTCGATATTGATATATCCGGCCACCAATTCTATATCACAAAGCGACATTCCCTTAACTTCAGATTCTCCTGG AGAGGAACTGCTGTCTACCCCATCCTTCCGTTTGATCATGCGAGGAGAGGACGGTCAGTCTCTCCAGAGGCATCGCTCCACCTCAACCCCCAACGTCCACATGGTCAGCACGCTGGACCCTGGCGCTGCTGGCCTCATGGAG GAGTCATTAAAAATCAGCACAATGG GGCAAGAGTCCTCTCCAAAGCCTTCCACTAGCCCTCCCCACCAAGGTTCACCAGGAAAAAGACCCCCCAAATCCCCTTCTGAGCCCAAGGAACGAAAACAGTCCTCATCAGATGATAAAAAGAAAGTG caccGGGGAGGTTACAGAGACTCCAGTTACTACTGGGAGGTGCACTCAAGAGAGGTGACCATGTTGAAGAGGATTGGAGCGGGTTCTTTTGGGACCGTCTTTAAAGGCAAGTGGCATGGAGACGTGGCTATCAAGATTCTTAAAGTGACAGAGCCCACACCGGAGCAGCTCCAGGCCTTTAAAAATGAGATGCAGGTTTTACG AAAAACACGCCATGTCAACATTCTGCTGTTCATGGGCTTCATGACGAAGCCTAATTTTGCCATTATCACGCAGTGGTGTGAAGGCAGCAGCCTCTACCGCCACTTGCATGTTACTGAGACCAAGTTTGACACCATGCGCCGTATCGATGTCGCTCGCCAGACTGCACAGGGCATGGA TTATCTTCATGCCAAGAATATCATTCATCGGGACTTGAAATCTAATA ACATCTTCCTCCACGAAGGCTGGACGGTAAAGATCGGTGACTTTGGGCTGGCCACAGTCAAGTCTCGCTGGAGTGGCTCTCAGCAGGTCGAACAGCCCAGTGGCTCCATCCTGTGGATG gCCCCTGAGGTGATCAGAATGCAAGACACTAACCCATACACCTTCCAGTCAGATGTATACGGATATGGAGTGGTGCTCTATGAACTGATGTCTGGGACTTTGCCTTATACGAATATCAACAACCGCGATCAG ATTATTTTTATGGTGGGTCGTGGCTTCTTGTCTCCAGACCTCAGTAAATTATACAGTAACTGCCCTAAATCAATGAAGAGGCTCATCATCGACTGTCTGAAATTCAAACGTGATGAACGGCCCCTCTTCCCACAG ATCTTGGTGGGCATCGAGCAGGTCCAGGATCTGTTGCCAAAAATTGAGCGGAGTGCCTCTGAGCCCTCTTTACACCGTGCTGTACACGCCGAGGACCTGAACCCGCTTCTCCTTCACACCACACGCCTCATGCCTCTGTGA
- the imp4 gene encoding U3 small nucleolar ribonucleoprotein protein IMP4 has protein sequence MLRREVRLRKEYLYRKAQEDRLYTIEEKKQKLKSALDENRLLPTEVRKEALDLQKLLEFDDEGGEGVSSHMDDEYKWAGVEDPKVMVTTSRDPSSRLKMFAKEMKLMFPGAQRMNRGNHEVKTLVHACKANNVSDLVIVHETRGQPDGLVVCHLPFGPTAYFTLYNVVMRHDVPDIGTMSEAFPHLIFHSFTSRLGRRVSNILKYLFPVPKEDSRRVITFANTDDFISFRHHTYKKTDHKNVELTEVGPRFEMKLYMIKLGTLENENTADVEWRLHSYTRTAKKRKFLSVE, from the exons ATG CTGCGGCGAGAGGTGAGACTGAGAAAGGAATACCTGTACAGGAAAGCCCAGGAGGACAGACTGTACACTATTGAAGAGAAGAAACAGAAGCTCAAATCTGCTTTAGATG AAAATCGACTTTTACCAACCGAAGTTCGTAAGGAGGCTTTAGACTTACAGAAACTGTTGGAGTTTGATGATGAGGGTGGAGAAG GTGTTAGTTCTCATATGGATGATGAGTACAAATGGGCAGGAGTGGAAGACCCCAAAGTTATGGTCACAACATCCAGAGACCCCAGCTCTAGACTCAAGATGTTTGCCAAA gaaatGAAGCTGATGTTTCCAGGGGCCCAGCGTATGAACAGAGGAAACCATGAAGTTAAAACATTAGTGCATGCATGCAAAGCTAATAATGTCAGTGATCTGGTCATAGTTCATGAGACCAGAGGCCAACCAG ATGGTTTGGTGGTGTGTCACCTTCCTTTTGGGCCGACAGCCTACTTCACATTATACAATGTGGTAATGAGACATGATGTTCCAGACATTGGCACTATGTCTGAGGCCTTCCCTCACCTCATCTTCCACAGCTTCACGTCACGTCTTGGCCGAAGG GTCTCTAACATCCTGAAGTATCTGTTTCCTGTACCCAAAGAGGATAGCAGACGTGTTATTACATTTGCAAATACAGATGATTTCATCTCTTTCAG ACACCATACCTACAAGAAAACCGATCACAAGAACGTTGAGTTGACAGAGGTTGGACCCAGATTTGAGATGAAAT TGTACATGATCAAGCTTGGCACACTGGAGAACGAGAATACTGCAGATGTTGAGTGGCGACTCCATTCTTACACACGCACTGCCAAAAAAAGGAAATTCTTAAGTGTAGAATAG